The Coffea arabica cultivar ET-39 chromosome 3c, Coffea Arabica ET-39 HiFi, whole genome shotgun sequence genome contains a region encoding:
- the LOC113735005 gene encoding L-type lectin-domain containing receptor kinase IV.1, with translation MSFKQVTAILAFFLVHTAAGAAASEDIGFIYQGFKSSNLSLDGLAKVTDNGLLRLTNTTKSQSGHAYYQNTANFKSTSNSSAFSFSTQFVFAIVPDVPGLIGSGLAFVIAPTRNHTGGPMSRFNIMETLGLFDTPNNGSQNNHVFAVELDTFQNQDYDDINANHVGIDINSVRSKASWPASYKANNKNSFDNLTLASGQPMQLWVEYDGADRRIDVTLAPVAAAKPHTPLLSLPYDLSPILQETMYVGFSAATSPLERGTSHFILGWSFRMNGVAQALDLSQLPELPRSGHKKVSKIFTVGLPLIFLLLWLTLIPGVAYYLKRKWKFAEVLEEWELAYGPHRFKYKDLYIATKGFTEKQLLGEGGFGRVYKGVLPTNKVEVAVKKVSYHARQGMRAFVAEIVSIGRLSHRNLVPLLGYCRRKEELLLVYEFMSNSSLDRFLYNQPKYSLNWSQRFRVIKGVASGLFYLHEEWEQVVIHRDVKASNVLLDGELNGRLGDFGLARLYDHGTLPQSTHVAGSLGYLAPEHNRTGMATTSTDVYAYGAFLLEVACGRRPIEPRAEPADNIILVDWVFSCWKAGCILQAVDHNLGNEYVKEEAELVLKLGLLCSHSEPKIRPSMRQVLLYLEGSVALPDLSSLAVGVSAVGLGFAYPSYEEITLSAATSADNGFSHSVADSLLSGGR, from the coding sequence ATGTCATTCAAACAAGTAACAGCAATCTTAGCCTTCTTTCTAGTTCACACCGCAGCTGGTGCAGCAGCTTCCGAAGATATTGGGTTCATCTATCAAGGATTTAAATCATCAAATCTAAGCCTGGATGGATTAGCCAAAGTCACCGACAATGGCCTCCTACGATTGACCAACACCACCAAATCACAAAGTGGGCATGCCTACTATCAAAATACCGCCAACTTCAAGAGCACATCTAATAGTTCAGCTTTCTCCTTTTCCACCCAATTTGTGTTTGCTATAGTACCCGATGTCCCTGGACTGATTGGTTCCGGATTGGCTTTCGTGATTGCAccaacaagaaaccatacaggAGGGCCTATGTCACGGTTCAATATTATGGAAACTCTCGGCCTCTTTGATACACCCAACAACGGAAGTCAGAATAATCACGTTTTTGCTGTGGAGCTTGACACTTTCCAAAACCAAGATTATGATGATATCAATGCCAACCATGTTGGCATTGATATTAACTCTGTGAGGTCCAAGGCATCTTGGCCAGCAAGTTACAAAGCTAATAACAAGAATTCATTTGACAACTTAACTCTTGCCAGTGGCCAGCCAATGCAATTATGGGTGGAATACGATGGGGCGGATAGGAGAATCGATGTTACATTAGCTCCAGTAGCGGCTGCCAAGCCACATACTCCTCTTCTGTCCTTGCCATATGACCTGTCGCCAATTTTACAGGAAACCATGTATGTTGGCTTTTCTGCAGCCACTAGCCCACTCGAAAGAGGAACATCTCATTTTATACTTGGATGGAGCTTTAGGATGAATGGGGTTGCGCAAGCTCTTGATCTCTCTCAGCTCCCCGAGCTACCTCGGTCTGGACATAAGAAAGTGTCTAAAATTTTCACCGTGGGGTTGCCCCTGATTTTCTTACTTTTGTGGTTAACACTAATACCTGGAGTAGCTTATTATCTAAAGAGAAAGTGGAAGTTTGCTGAAGTGCTGGAAGAATGGGAGCTTGCTTACGGACCTCACAGGTTCAAGTATAAAGATTTGTACATTGCCACCAAGGGATTCACAGAAAAACAGCTGTTGGGAGAAGGCGGATTTGGCAGAGTCTACAAAGGCGTTTTGCCAACAAACAAGGTTGAGGTTGCTGTCAAGAAGGTCTCTTATCATGCAAGACAGGGAATGAGAGCGTTTGTTGCAGAAATCGTCAGTATTGGTCGCTTGAGTCATAGAAATTTAGTACCGTTGTTGGGTTATTGTCGGCGTAAAGAAGAGTTACTCTTGGTATACGAGTTCATGTCCAATAGTAGTCTGGATAGATTTCTGTACAACCAACCAAAGTACAGCCTCAACTGGAGCCAAAGATTTCGAGTTATCAAAGGTGTAGCGTCAGGATTATTCTATCTACACGAAGAATGGGAGCAAGTAGTGATCCACCGAGATGTAAAAGCCAGTAATGTATTGTTAGATGGTGAACTGAATGGAAGATTAGGAGATTTCGGTCTGGCAAGGCTATACGATCATGGAACTCTCCCTCAAAGCACCCATGTAGCGGGATCTCTTGGCTACCTTGCCCCTGAGCATAATAGGACTGGGATGGCAACAACGAGCACTGATGTGTATGCTTATGGGGCCTTTTTGCTGGAGGTTGCCTGTGGAAGAAGGCCGATAGAACCCCGAGCAGAACCAGCAGATAATATCATTTTGGTTGATTGGGTATTTTCTTGCTGGAAAGCAGGCTGTATACTCCAGGCAGTTGATCATAATTTGGGTAATGAGTATGTGAAAGAGGAAGCAGAATTGGTGTTGAAACTGGGCTTGTTATGCTCTCATTCCGAACCAAAGATTAGGCCAAGTATGAGACAAGTTCTCTTGTACTTGGAGGGATCAGTTGCGTTGCCAGATCTATCATCACTGGCCGTGGGCGTTTCTGCTGTTGGTCTTGGCTTCGCCTATCCTAGCTATGAAGAAATTACATTGTCAGCTGCAACTTCCGCCGACAATGGTTTCTCACATTCTGTAGCAGACTCTCTTCTCTCTGGTGGTCGGTAA